One region of Triticum aestivum cultivar Chinese Spring chromosome 6B, IWGSC CS RefSeq v2.1, whole genome shotgun sequence genomic DNA includes:
- the LOC123135202 gene encoding uncharacterized protein, whose protein sequence is MVKSAIEMYNKKSQVQPSYEVHVICGVNQDVGGRADPMRPFQHISHCSHINFLATQVAGTPKLFFAECRNVGSKEAVLCCPVDMPLPGSEQVRCLYCESGGRTMVHPTKESFLGRDREFEEMFRGEGDTSDDVMSHSYYITLYLDNLEEDRIYGDYSCDSELQEEVRLLDIN, encoded by the exons ATGGTGAAGTCTGCAATCGAGATGTACAACAAGAAAAGCCAG GTACAACCCAGCTATGAGGTCCATGTTATCTGCGGTGTCAATCAGGACGTGGGTGGCCGTGCGGACCCAATGAGGCCCTTTCAACACATTAGCCATTGCTCCCACATCAACTTCCTTGCCACTCAGGTTGCTGGCACTCCAAAGCTCTTCTTTGCCGAGTGTCGCAACGTCGGCTCCAAGGAGGCGGTGTTGTGCTGTCCTGTTGATATGCCACTTCCAGGCTCTG AGCAAGTCCGTTGCCTTTACTGTGAGTCCGGAGGGAGGACCATGGTGCACCCGACGAAGGAGAGTTTCCTGGGGCGTGACAGAGAGTTTGAGGAGATGTTCCGCGGCGAAGGAGACACCAGTGATGACGTCATGTCTCACAGCTATTACATAACCTTGTATTTGGATAATCTGGAGGAGGACCGGATCTACGGCGATTACAGCTGCGACAGTGAACTCCAAGAGGAAGTGCGGTTGCTTGACATAAATTAA